The DNA region GCCAGGAAGACGGCGCCGACCAGGCAAGCGATCCGATGACCGAACCGGTGCGCGAGCCACTCGGAGAAGGGCGTAGCGGCGATCATCGTCACAATCATCGGCAGGTTAGCCAGACCGGCACGGACGGGACTCCACCCGTACGCGTACTGGAAGTGCAGGATCAGCCCGAACATCACGCTGGCCATGGCGATCGAGGTGCCAATTTGGGCAATGGCCGCACCCCGCACGGTGCCATTGGAGAACAGGCTCAGGTCCAGCATGGGTGCTGCGCTGCGACGCTCGTGCCAGACGAAGAGGACTGCAGCAGCAATAGCGCCGATGACTGACGCGATGGTGATCACCGAAAGCCAGCCGTGTTCGACGCCGCTGGTCAGCGCATAGCAGGCGAAGCCGATGGCAAGCAGACTCAACGCGGCGCCTGGCAGGTCGAGTGCATCGTGGGTGAGATCTTCGGGCCGGTCAGCAGGCACGCCGAAGCGGACGCCGAGGCACGCGATCAGCGCGATCGGGGCATTCACCAGCAGCAGCCACTCCCATCGCACGTGGGCCAAGGCCGTACCGCCGAGCAGCGGTCCGAGGACGAAGCCGGCCATGCCGACCACGATCATCACCGTCATCGCCCGCATCCGTACCTGGTTGTCGTCGAAGAGGCGGAAGACCAACGAGTTGGTGATCGGAGCCATCGCCGCCGCAGCAATACCCAAGGCGGCCCGCAGAGCAATGAGCTCCCCGGTGGTGGTGACCGCGATGACGCACAGACTGAGCAGCCCGAAGACAGCGAGCCCTATCAAGAGCATGCGACGGCGGCCGAACCGGTCGGCCATGGATCCCGCGGTGAGCAGCAGCCCGCCGAAGGTCAGCGAATACGCGCCGACGACCCACTGCAGCGACGTCGTTCCACCGCCGAGATCTCGGCCGATGGTGGGCAGCGCGATGGACAACAAGGTGTTGTCGACCATCTCGACGAAGAAGGCCAGGCACAGAGCCGCCAGCGGGATCCAGGCAGCACGGAGAGACGGGTAGCTGCGGGACGGAACATGAGTGGCTAAAGCGCTCATGGCGAAACCTCCCATCGAATGCTGTTCGAGTATCGATCAACGTTCGATACGATAGAACAACGTTCGATGTGGGGCAAGATCTGGTTGGATGTGAGGCATGGCACAGTCCGGACTGGCACGATCTCGGCCGGCGCAGGCACGATCCCGATCGGGGCGATCCCGACCGTCTCAGGGACGTCGCCGCGCCTCGCACTCGATGGACGCCGTTCTCACCGAGGCGGTCGCCCTGCTCGATGAGGCAGGGGAAGCCGCTCTCACGTTTCGGGCGCTCGCGGACCGCCTGGGCGGCGGTGCAGCCAGCATCTACTGGTACGTCTCCAACAAGGACGAGTTGCTTGATCGCGCCACCGACCACGTCGTCGGTGCGGTACTGGCCGACATCGAGAAGCACGCGGCCACCGACGACCCCATCGCAGACCTCCGGGCGATAGCCACGAC from Microlunatus phosphovorus NM-1 includes:
- a CDS encoding MFS transporter — encoded protein: MSALATHVPSRSYPSLRAAWIPLAALCLAFFVEMVDNTLLSIALPTIGRDLGGGTTSLQWVVGAYSLTFGGLLLTAGSMADRFGRRRMLLIGLAVFGLLSLCVIAVTTTGELIALRAALGIAAAAMAPITNSLVFRLFDDNQVRMRAMTVMIVVGMAGFVLGPLLGGTALAHVRWEWLLLVNAPIALIACLGVRFGVPADRPEDLTHDALDLPGAALSLLAIGFACYALTSGVEHGWLSVITIASVIGAIAAAVLFVWHERRSAAPMLDLSLFSNGTVRGAAIAQIGTSIAMASVMFGLILHFQYAYGWSPVRAGLANLPMIVTMIAATPFSEWLAHRFGHRIACLVGAVFLAGSLAGMALAVDHGYVAIAVCMVAMTIGMRTVMTICAVALVDAMPDNRTSIGAALNDTAQEVGTSVGTAMIGTMIAALVTAQLPAGVWSSDLVQSFFHGERISYALLAVVVGLIATVGAFTLTDSHATEEPA